Proteins from a single region of Bombus pascuorum chromosome 5, iyBomPasc1.1, whole genome shotgun sequence:
- the LOC132907548 gene encoding uncharacterized protein LOC132907548 isoform X1 gives MAEDRNNSQRLVRQAHTIEHGSSPPPVSTLPTGSGGGVGTIASAIVTTGGVQRYDSPPRGPRTLLLRRGENGFGFTLRHFIVYPPESCCMLPGHERTRIDEPMDTIFVKQVRGNSPAAEAGLRTGDRVVSVDGRPTRGEQYAKVVQRIQQAGPWLRLLVVSKEDDILQRYFGETAHNPETNQRPRLRSPERSGHRQRRSVSMIPSLSPRTRQSWVCPARSSMPTPLCQDQDSPRQLIDDSVGIIDKHQQQLQRNIAKSNIFVGTLTRIHENIASAGTLLPGERHSIDTKNGTSSLPSSPGPEKKVNDKFPILPQGLQIVSKRAKQFESGRLLSDDDEPTGDRISLYKSELSRLSTKHSVPNVAVRRREFESKAEAQEPRRVPPVPTRETKSLDSGSGLKGNRVIPVGSKHIHCEPPGNYNSLEETPNPRITDGETVRPRIRSNSAESWESTSTSNLLNTVRLHWFQRQDDTERKRDTNGNDNGVYVDATNICDGKEKIAEKGSRRQQQDGYAQIIKAESGVLPSDNDMHNNEVVFRRQKNTQIADEDRATRRVSYLKATWGERIHVDSDLELSDSEPITHTSRSIHKRWRLPLLPNDIASLRRIFEEVTQSTSLNKNINRGNSICTGREAATGIIKDIGQVEREGPLHVKFTVLDGKRSSDRSWKQLWGVLRGPILFFYKDRQNQSPSLSCDGENVAQSVDVRCSLVDIAEDYTKRKHVLRLANPNAEVLLQTEDAASMALWLRALHEHAAAEKPSEIAHNSTLKQQAVPQTPGPTSSSSTCQTTTNASPMTMSTGSGSGGQRLSPLPGHKGIKKLTSFRNRSPTGQSPINKTRKPSQTNDSLVSPKTKTWKGRVAKQLRKMHGQTGSPSSPTTQLPPEGATFKVPLELCPPSSFSEYVPLIVEMCTSIVEARGLEVVGIYRVPGNTAAISHLTDSVNKGFENINLQDPRWSDVNVISSLLKSFFRQLPDSLLTAELYPMFIDADKVEDPQRRMTTIRKLLRDLPEHHFETLKYLMFHLKRIVEHSEINKMEAKNLAIVFGPTLVRASGSRDNMVTMVTDMSHQCRIVESLLNNVDWFFSDDDLDDLSRLSVNLSLPADTSEIETTTSSNNHNLLLNNIQKVEGREMASAKDIVSSIISAANRKIQRRRKCQDETDNESHEVDKLRMKQEAENLQNRRSMALNERQCSVSEIVLMHESQNQSNRSIDRCDRSPTLDQTAITSASIGGSDVIADCTINNRDCTLNSHDDVSSEKSNRYLNRMVESVPSIQPTHRSAVSSASESSRLSSETGLSCFDASSTLSSASNDTKQSNDEVTIRTYAGLSASTQERIRRFEQETKAMLQRDRNRQRREAERREEERRRIEMEWQLAKREMESDDLLDSIVDTTVTTPTTYLSSTTRLSSFNDRLADKSFLDIGSRSTARMPSLSIAVQQQPTPVRRVSQLADEPATILPSENVSNTIIKKLKTDSEQSLEKSTTLPPIRYGSLDSLHETHNVSQSSLSPTNQQRKPLSSDVSDDAGSCFLQWTQKILTINKKLSRQTANPGFWWYISSHLHGTASPSGSATKTPGPSSMPMPMPMSIPMSMPISMPMSMPIPMPMPMSMPMPGRMRVPGSVSVSDAADIDVVQRSSTPIASSSGVSPASEPSEFSEPIEPVEQSPPRGVSSGSGAGLSSKTINRFLRGSDLLTSLTTTFDRKWKSLVNSSNQTIRGSAMENLSLSDEDAAITRDSQNLRNQRGGGGGLREEKEEHKTACPRSCSIESYRDPSLHKTSIEKHQYVRQKNDAPEKDTDSSVTENSSVDRPDNTDMPDNDRSANVRKRVEPKQEQLRSSKETTTTATVYEASLAANEPQECCRHEKETSVLAQNGGKAIDDVKDFRHDVDSANYSNKLEKFESLTNSEVRSRLKRSESLNKRSENTSSKLKRSESLNKHSVERLSSPTNGKLKRSESLNKHSERSDSPNSKLKRSESLTKTEKTECNISKRRQSVRKDSATKLKRKNGMPERSIKRRHTVGGTKDFDKVHWLDNKLQVEAERVVRNEYRPKKSQLRTSSPDLSTGRIGLTDTSFLIEVSFRGPSNVVFNVTNARPQSLPDTSLTSKVFKVPLESHV, from the exons ATGGCTGAGGACCGAAATAATTCCCAACGGTTGGTTAGGCAGGCGCACACG ATAGAACACGGTTCGTCACCGCCTCCAGTATCGACGCTTCCAACAGGATCAGGCGGTGGTGTCGGGACAATCGCTAGCGCGATAGTAACAACGGGAGGCGTTCAACGGTACGATTCGCCACCTAGAGGTCCAAGAACGTTATTGCTGCGCCGCGGAGAAAATGGTTTTGGCTTTACCCTCCGTCATTTTATCGTTTACCCACCGGAGTCCTGTTGC ATGCTACCAGGACACGAACGAACGAGGATAGACGAGCCGATGGATACGATATTCGTGAAACAGGTACGTGGAAATTCGCCAGCAGCAGAAGCAGGCTTACGTACAGGGGATAGGGTCGTTTCTGTGGACGGAAGACCAACGCGCGGCGAGCAATACGCGAAAGTAGTTCAACGTATCCAGCAGGCGGGTCCCTGGCTACGACTTCTCGTGGTCTCCAAAGAGGACGATATCTTGCAAAGATATTTCGGTGAAACTGCTCACAATCCTGAAACCAATCAACGACCGCGTCTTCGTTCTCCGGAGAGAAGCGGACACAGGCAACGCAGATCAGTCAGTATGATTCCCAGCTTGTCGCCAAGAACGAGACAGTCTTGGGTTTGTCCCGCGCGAAGCTCAATGCCGACACCGCTATGTCAAGATCAAGATTCACCTCGACAGCTGATCGACGACAGTGTAGGAATCATCGATAAACATCAGCAACAATTGCAACGAAACATCGCCAAATCGAACATTTTTGTTGGAACCCTGACGAGAATACACGAAAATATCGCAAGCGCTGGTACTTTACTACCCGGTGAACGGCACTCGATAGATacgaaaaatggtacttcttCTCTGCCTTCGTCTCCTGGACCTGAAAAGAAggtaaatgataaatttccGATACTTCCGCAAGGACTTCAAATCGTATCGAAGCGAGCGAAACAGTTCGAGTCAGGGCGATTATTAAGCGACGACGATGAACCGACCGGTGATCGAATCAGCCTCTACAAAAGCGAGCTGTCGAGATTATCGACTAAGCATAGCGTGCCGAACGTTGCCGTTAGAAGAAGGGAATTTGAATCGAAAGCCGAAGCTCAAGAACCGAGAAGAGTACCACCTGTGCCAACCAGGGAAACTAAATCCTTGGATAGTG GTAGCGGATTAAAAGGCAACAGAGTAATACCTGTAGGCAGCAAACACATCCACTGTGAACCACCGGGCAACTATAACTCGTTAGAAG AGACACCCAATCCGAGAATCACAGACGGGGAAACAGTACGGCCGAGAATTCGTAGCAACAGTGCTGAATCATGGGAATCTACGAGTACGAGCAATTTGTTAAATACCGTTAGACTTCACTGGTTTCAACGACAGGACGATACCGAGCGAAAGCGAGATACGAACGGAAATGACAATGGTGTTTACGTTGATGCGACTAATATATGCGATGGAAAGGAGAAAATCGCGGAGAAAGGGTCTAGAAGACAACAACAGGATGGTTACGCGCAAATCATCAAAGCTGAATCTG GTGTATTGCCATCGGATAATGATATGCACAATAACGAAGTTGTATTCAGGCGGCAAAAGAATACGCAGATTG CAGACGAAGATCGTGCCACAAGAAGGGTATCCTACTTGAAAGCGACTTGGGGCGAACGAATTCATGTCGACAGTGATTTGGAACTAAGCGACTCGGAGCCTATTACCCATACTTCTAGAAG CATTCATAAGAGATGGCGGCTACCGCTACTTCCAAACGATATAGCATCGCTGCGTCGCATCTTCGAGGAAGTGACTCAATCGACGagtttaaacaaaaatattaatcg CGGCAATTCTATTTGTACTGGCCGGGAAGCAGCGACTGGCATTATAAAAGACATCGGACAAGTGGAACGAGAGGGACCTTTACATGTCAAATTTACTGTACTTGATGGCAAG cGATCTTCCGATCGATCATGGAAACAGCTATGGGGTGTTCTTCGCGGACcgattctcttcttttataaGGATCGTCAAAATCAG aGTCCTTCGTTATCCTGCGACGGCGAAAATGTAGCTCAAAGCGTAGACGTGAGATGTTCCCTTGTAGATATCGCGGAGGATTATACGAAACGTAAACACGTATTACGGTTAGCAAATCCGAACGCCGAAGTTTTGCTACAGACCGAAGACGCAGCGTCCATGGCGCTTTGGCTACGAGCTCTACACGAACATGCTGCTGCTGAAAAACCGTCC GAAATTGCTCATAATAGTACTTTGAAGCAACAAGCTGTCCCGCAAACTCCAGGTCCAACCAGCAGTTCTTCAACCTGTCAAACAACCACGAATGCCAGTCCAATGACAATGTCGACTGGTAGTGGTAGTGGTGGTCAGCGATTAAGCCCCCTTCCAGGACATAAAGGCATCAAGAAATTAACTTCGTTTAGGAACAGATCTCCGACTGGACAATCACCGATAAACAAGACTCGAAAACCGAGTCAAACGAACGATAGTTTGGTTTCTCCAAAGACCAAGACATGGAAGGGTAGGGTCGCAAAACAATTGCGGAAAATGCATGGACAAACGGGATCTCCTTCTTCGCCAACAACGCAACTACCACCTGAGGGTGCTACATTCAAAGTACCGCTTGAACTTTGTCCACCG TCATCTTTCTCGGAATACGTGCCATTGATCGTTGAAATGTGCACAAGTATCGTCGAAGCGAGGGGTCTCGAAGTAGTCGGTATTTATAGAGTACCCGGTAACACTGCCGCTATTTCACATTTAACCGACAGCGTGAACAAAGGATTCGAAAATATCAATCTCCag GATCCTAGATGGAGCGACGTAAACGTAATATCTTCTCTTCTGAAGTCGTTCTTTCGACAGCTGCCAGATTCGCTACTCACCGCGGAATTATACCCTATGTTTATCGATGCCGATAAAGTCGAGGATCCTCAAAGAAGAATGACAACGATAAGGAAGTTGCTCAGGGATCTTCCGGAACATCACTTTGAAACTCTCAAGTATTTgatgtttcatttaaaaagaatagtcGAACATAGCGAGATTAATAAGATGGAGGCAAAGAATTTGGCCATTGTGTTTGGTCCTACGTTAGTTAGAGCCAGTGGTTCCAGAGACAATATGGTTACTATGGTTACTGATATGTCGCATCAGTGTCGAATTGttgaaagtttattaaacAAC GTCGATTGGTTCTTTTCGGACGATGATTTGGACGATTTAAGTCGACTGAGTGTGAATCTCAGTCTTCCAGCTGACACTAGCGAGATCGAGACTACAACGTCGAGTAATAATCATAATCTCTTGTTGAACAACATTCAGAAGGTCGAAG GACGCGAAATGGCTTCTGCCAAGGACATTGTATCATCTATTATATCCGCTGCTaatcgtaaaatacaaagaagaagaaagtgtCAAGACGAGACGGACAACGAATCTCACGAAGTCGATAAG CTGAGGATGAAACAAGAAGCAGAAAACCTTCAAAATCGGCGAAGTATGGCATTGAACGAGAGGCAATGTTCGGTCAGTGAGATCGTTTTAATGCACGAAAGTCAGAATCAGtcgaatcgttcgatcgatcgatgcgaTCGGTCACCGACGCTTGATCAGACTGCGATTACTAGCGCAAGTATCGGTGGTTCCGATGTCATAGCTGATTGCACAATTAATAACCGTGATTGCACGTTAAACAGTCACGATGATGTTTCTTCGGAGAAATCGAACAGATATTTAAATCGTATGGTAGAGTCGGTTCCATCGATTCAACCGACTCATCGCTCGGCCGTCTCGTCGGCTTCAGAGTCTTCCCGACTCTCTAGCGAGACTGGCCTGAGCTGTTTCGATGCAAGTTCGACGCTTTCCAGCGCTTCGAACGACACCAAACAAAGCAACGACGAGGTTACGATAAGAACATATGCTGGATTGAGCGCGTCTACTCAAGAACGTATACGAAGATTTGAACAGGAAACAAAGGCAATGTTACAGAGGGATCGGAATCGACAAAGACGCGAAGCTGaaaggagagaagaagagagacgGAGAATCGAGATGGAATGGCAATTGGCTAAACGTGAAATGGAAAGCGACGATCTGCTCGACAGTATAGTAGACACAACTGTGACAACACCTACTACTTATCTTTCATCCACAACGAGACTTTCTAGTTTTAACGACAGGCTTGCCGATAAATCTTTCCTCGATATCGGTTCCCGATCCACTGCTCGAATGCCGTCTTTATCTATAGCTGTGCAACAACAACCCACGCCCGTTAGACGAGTATCGCAACTCGCGGACGAACCTGCTACGATTCTGCCCTCGGAGAACGTCTCGAACACTAtcataaagaaattgaaaaccGATTCGGAG CAATCACTGGAAAAATCTACGACGCTACCGCCAATTCGTTATGGCAGTTTGGATTCTCTGCACGAAACACACAACGTTTCTCAGTCGTCGCTTTCACCGACCAATCAACAACGGAAACCTCTTTCCAGTGATGTCTCGGACGATG CTGGATCTTGTTTTCTACAATGGACTCAGAAGATTCTGACCATTAACAAAAAGCTTTCTAG GCAAACGGCAAATCCCGGTTTCTGGTGGTACATATCGTCTCACCTACATGGTACCGCAAGCCCCTCTGGTTCCGCCACGAAGACACCGGGCCCATCGTCAATGCCAATGCCCATGCCGATGTCAATACCAATGTCAATGCCAATATCAATGCCGATGTCAATGCCAATACCAATGCCAATGCCAATGTCGATGCCGATGCCAGGGCGAATGCGAGTGCCAGGGTCAGTGTCAGTGTCAGACGCAGCCGACATCGATGTTGTGCAACGATCATCGACACCCATCGCATCCTCCTCGGGAGTATCACCGGCCTCGGAGCCCTCCGAATTCTCGGAGCCTATCGAGCCCGTCGAGCAGTCACCACCGCGAGGGGTGTCTTCGGGCTCAGGGGCCGGATTGTCTTCCAAGACTATAAACAGGTTCCTTCGAG GTAGCGATTTGCTGACCAGCTTGACGACCACGTTCGATCGTAAATGGAAGTCCCTGGTAAACTCGTCGAATCAAACGATTCGTGGATCGGCTATGGAGAATCTGTCTCTCAGCGACGAGGACGCTGCGATAACGCGAGACTCGCAAAACTTGCGAAATCaacgaggaggaggaggagggttacgagaagagaaagaagaacacAAAACAGCTTGTCCTCGATCGTGCTCGATTGAAAGCTATCGGGATCCGAGCCTCCATAAAACATCTATCGAAAAGCATCAATACGTTCGTCAAAAAAAT GATGCTCCGGAAAAGGATACGGATTCATCGGTAACAGAGAATAGCAGCGTCGATCGACCGGATAATACCGATATGCCGGATAATGATCGAAGCGCTAACGTACGAAAAAGGGTCGAACCGAAACAAGAGCAATTGCGATCGAGCAAGGAAACAACGACCACGGCGACGGTTTACGAAGCAAGTTTAGCAGCGAACGAACCGCAAGAATGCTGTAGGCACGAGAAGGAAACATCGGTGTTGGCGCAAAATGGTGGTAAAGCGATCGACGATGTGAAAGATTTTCGACACGATGTCGATTCAGCGAATTATTCGAACAAGctcgaaaaatttgaaagtctGACGAATTCCGAAGTCAGATCGCGGCTCAAGAGATCTGAATCTTTAAATAAGAGATCTGAAAATACCTCGTCCAAGTTGAAGAGGTCCGAAAGTTTGAACAAACATTCTGTCGAGAGGCTCTCGTCCCCGACCAATGGCAAGTTGAAACGCTCTGAAAGTTTGAACAAGCATTCGGAAAGATCCGATTCTCCGAACAGTAAATTAAAGCGATCGGAGTCGCTGACAAAAACTGAAAAAACTGAGTGTAATATTAGCAAGAGACGACAATCCGTTAGAAAAGATAGTGCgacgaaattaaaacgaaaaaatggTATGCCCGAACGATCGATCAAGCGCAGGCACACTGTAGGCGGTACCAAGGATTTCGACAAAGTACATTGGTTGGATAATAAACTGCAAGTCGAGGCTGAAAGAGTGGTGAGAAACGAATATAGACCGAAGAAAAGTCAATTGAGAACAAGTTCCCCGGATTTAAGTACTGGTCGTATCGGTCTTACCGATACTAGTTTTCTCATCGAGGTCAGTTTTCGTGGCCCGAGTAACGTCGTTTTTAACGTCACTAACGCTCGTCCACAGTCTTTACCGGATACCAGCTTGACTTCTAAAGTGTTTAAAGTACCTCTGGAGAGTCACGTGTAA